The stretch of DNA GGAtaaccaatctttttttttttttaaacgctccAATGACGCGAGATCACCAGgactgagcaaatcaagcgctccatttttcctcctgcctgtgacgtcaaCAGCCTtttgtaacttcccctgagcgcacttgtaaacaaacattcattttccattctccgtggcgtcacagcggctgctcggagcgtgtgcccgaatacagtgcaccttgctgggccacagcaggtggctccctccactccatactctggttctcctgatagtagtgatgtcatgatatttgattaggacaaatcaacaggtacacttgatcaaatcctaatttgttccagtccttcgtacctccaggtgtgcacaaactactcttaaatctaaatttaaaaagtaaatacaaaaaacGTTATTGGTTATTGGTATCATATTGGTCCACACAGTTATAGGTAtcgttttggaaaaaaaagatatcgtgcatctctttaaaaaaaaaaaaaaagaaagaaagaaagaaagaaaaagcaaaacacacttgtggCATCTTGATGGTGTTGGtccttggaggttccactgtgtttagaaacacagaaaaagaagaaagtgtGTATGCAGGGGTCACATGAcatgcacttttcctttgcaCTCCCGTCCTCTGTCCTGTGCCAGTGTTCATTCCCAACACTACACGTGCCTCCTTCGTTCTTTCCTGCTCTCTAACACCGcaaaacaagcacacacacacacacacacacacttgacaaGTGAGACATGATGCTCATCAAACGgcttaatcatcatcatcatcatcatcataacgaCACTTCACTCACAATCAGATGGCAGCCAAGGATGTTTCATTACAAGCAGGAGGGACGTCAAatgggaggggggagtgtgtgtgtgtccacagtgCGGAAAGGACATCATGTGGTCACGTGTCACACATGATCACATGACAATATGCTGGATAATGCTCACATAACAAATACAATAGCAAGTGTAAGAAGAAATGAACCCCTGCACAAAACAACAATGATAAAAGCAAACGTCCCAGCACCGACATGCTCCCGTCGCAGCAGcttctccacaaactgccatcgccaaaattcttgccctctttcttcttaatctgctACGCAGGATGacttggttaagaaaatatggACTCCCGTTgaacaaaatccttgaaattgccacaaacacgTTAAGGCGAGCACCGTGTGCCCTGCAGCAGCCTCACACGGGGGTGCGCGTGATGTCGTGCGTTTGCGCCtgcacgtcacttcccggacgATTTGCGTTCTCATTGACACATcgcatttttttggttatttgaaCGACCGCattgaaaaaatcagattttaACCCAAAAAACTGCGAATTGGGCGTCAACCCCGCAGCGTGAACGTAGCCCTAGTGGCCTTTTTTGGTACTGCTGGAATTCAGATGCAGAACTGCTCACTGTTTGCTGAGGCACATTttggaggttctactgtattttgcCCACCAAAACCATAGTTTTACCATCCAGCTCTAATGTGCGATAAATGATACACTGCAAGAAAACGACGATACGATATTTAGTTTAACGCATGATGGTGGAATGAATATAAAAAATCTTCTACATTCTAAAACCAACCATTTTTACTGATATATAATTTAAAGATATACttataacattattttattacttgttCAATATTTGATAttccttattatgtattttaaattacaaaaaacaaatatttgtaattttatttaaatagaATTCCAATACAATCACATAAATAATGGATTTATATTCTACAAATGATACTAAAATGCTTTTCTGCACATTGTTTTGAGTTCTTTGAGGACGTTGACCCAATTTCACTAGAGGAGCGCCACCTCCAGGAGCCATAAAGTATTGACACTCCTTGGAGAGGATATTGATCACAAATATCGATATTTGATGATCGTGTATGCATATTTAGACGTGGCGCTGCGACCTTCAGGAGGttgctaggggtgtcacaagatctcgcgagattaaaaagTGACCAGATTTGTTGTCTGGTGGGCACTTGGCctgggatgatgatgataaatacATGAaccaatcacacaataaatgaaaatgaactcaatagtTTTGCCTGCTTCAATATATcgctgtgtgcgtgcgtgtctgttttcctcgtctcccgcctccaaacaggcaggaagagggttcactctgtgcattggttttagcaccTTGACGCgtttgttccgtagaacaagagcatgaacggagtgagcccttttgtcagtcatacagcctctttgtctcggtgggtggaggcggggctgctagcatacacacagggtgtagaagagtgtaacatagtagaaattaaaaatgcatagattgcaatatattgtcatctatttttttgtaagtcttcattgtacttttcttaaaagtaatgttaaaatctcgtctcgttctcgtagacccaatctcgtgtatcatctTGTCTCATGAcgcgagtgtctcgtgacacccctcgaGGTTGCATTTAAAGGCCAATGCTGTCCCCTTTTAAAAGATCTGTCAAACGTGGCCTTGTTTTCCTCTTTTTCCCGTTTTATTGAAACGAGGCTGCAGAAGTTGACTGCTGTGTTTTTACGTTTTTACATGTCACCTCGCATCGTAACATAAGGCTGTCCTTGTCtgtacgtgcacacacacacacacacacacacacacacacagccctcCCCCGGGGAGAAGGCGATGTCTTCTGTGAGTTAACAGATGacttttgccaaaattaaaaatgtaaaataaaaaagaagtaaaacaaGTCCAACGAGGGAGGGGCGTGATTAATAATCAGTGATTGTTATGACGAGCCCAAAAGCAGCGAAGGGAGCCCTGGCTGCACGGTGTTGGGAAAGCCAGTGTGTATGTGATTGTGTGTAGTGTGTAGTCTGGTGCTATGTGACCATGTTTGACAAGTGTGTTAACAactaaaaaagcaacatttagAGAAAAGAAGAAGTGAAGTCCGTATATATcatgaatataaatataggaaAACGGCACTGTTGATAAGTTTGAGCTGTCAAGTCAAAAATGGTGTTGATTTGATTGGGGTTGTTTTTCTCGtgagtgagtgaatgaatgaatgaatgaataaatgaatgagcaAGAGTGCGTTTAGCTCCTTCTTATTTTGGGCTCTGCTAGGTCCAAATGTCGCTCCATTCTTTTGTACAGATGAAGctacagaaaaaaagaaaacaaaaagaagagggcaaaatttgtaaaatattgTGTCTGTGACTCCttgtaaaatattttcaaatggtTTATTACAGAGAATCAGTTAATAAATAATGTTCATATTTTTCACTTCACTTCAgtgtctgctgtttttgtgatgcacgcacacacacacacacacacacacacaccagtgtttcccatacattcatttatttgtggcagctcCGTCTttgtgacatttctaaaaaaaaaacaacaaaaagaagcggCAGATCGTTCCTTTGTAGTTGTAAGCATATTGGTTGTGCTTTTcttcacacgcacgcacgcacgcacacgcacacctcATAGTTTCCTGAGGAAGTCGATTAGAAGTCCATGCCAAGTGTCAGGGTCATCCAGGTAGCAGGGATGTCCCGCCCCTTTCATCACAGCCACACTGTGATTGGCCAGATGGCTCAGGTTGCTAAGCGACACCTCCCCCAGCTGAGCATCCTGGTCACCATAAACGATCAGTGACGCCACCTGGAGGATAAAAGTCAATACActctttgttttgttcttttattCAAACTTTAGCAGAAAGGcaaaatatttgacattttctattctttttttttattcaaactaTAACTGAATTATTATTCTTACTTgatcattttttatatattactgttacaatttatcatttttattactttgttacttaaaatgtattaacaaatgaaagaatatgcCTGATATACCTTGTTAGATGTCATATTTAATGTACTTCTACACTAAATACTAAAGTGTACTACAGTGTTATTAGTGGTATTATTtactcattatttttttatttactaattaattttgttatttatttgtacataaaTCAGCCCTTTTTATGAATTGTTCTTGGCTGTAGCATGTTCTGTTATGCTTTATGTAATATttcatatattatattaatataccatacagtatgttctgttatgctttatgtaatatttcatattatattaatataccatacagtatgttatatgatgctttatgtaatatttcatactatattatatgaatataccatacagtatgttatatgATGCTTTACCGTACCAGACTATGTTATGTTCTACCACATGTTTGATGCTATGTGTGTTACACCATGTTACATGACATGCTGAGCAGTGAAGCTCCGTACCTTCACACTTTGGTACTGTTGAGGGGTGAACTTGTCGGTGCAGATGGGCGCGACAGGGATGTAGGCCCGTAGAAGGTTCTGGTGTTGGATGAGGAAGGGGAGGGAGTACATGCCGCTGAGTGAGGGGCTGATGACGACCACGGGGCTGAGCTGAAGTTGCTCACACACGTCCACGAGGAAAGACGCCGGAGCCAACTCCCCCACTTCTGCCGGGGCCGTTGCTAACTGGGAGCGTCCGAGTCCTTTTTAGACGACACAAACAAAACGCTTGCTAGCTAAAGCCAGGATGTTTTAATGTGAAAGACGCTCACCTGGCAGGTCTATGGCGACTGCGCGGCAGCCCGCTTTGGCCAAAGTGTGCAGCGTGCCGTTGTCGAGCCAGTTCTGCGAGGAGAAGCGGATGCCGTGAAGAAGCAAGACGGACATCTTTGTTTCTCCTGAGGAAGGTCGACTTTGTCTGTAGAAGAGCGGAGATGTGCATCCTTCCACTTGCACGCTTCCATCGCTCACCTCCACCTCACACATCCTGACGACACAACTTGGTTATCTTTCCACTCTCAACGATACATCCACGACAACAAAAGACAAGATAGACAGTGAACAAGACATGGAAGCCATAAAAGTCTACAAGTGTCTCTGTTCTGGCTggtcagtacaatatggctgcaGTGCCAATAATAAAAGGATGGAATGTACGTTGCATAGTGAGCTCTGTTGATGTGTTATGTGAAGCAACTTACCTCCCAGGCACATTCTGTCATCTATTGCTACAGATTGACAACATGACTTGTATTTACACTATATCTTTCATTTACACATGTATGATGGTTACTTTTCTGTACAGTCaaggtttcccatacattcatttattttggtatattttattatttttgctgggtttttctaTGTTTCTCTGTATTGTATTTACCTGCGATGTGCAGTACAAGTGTGCTTAAATAAAGTTGGTGTGCCACTgacagccactagagggcagtgcAATCCCTACACCTGTACCTGCGTGTAAATGGCGTTGTATTAACCAGCGTTAGAGGCctctattcttttctttttgcagTATTTGAGCTTAACAACTGAACTGATTTGCATCCACACGTAACATCGCATATAAAACTTACATTTTTAGTTTACCCCTagataaaaaaaagtacatgaaTAAGTGCTCGCTGCCCCTAAAGTCTAGGATGATGACTTGCTAGCTAAACATGGGTTCATGTACAGcacagtaataaacatattgttaaactgATTCATTAATCttacagtgtcaatcaaaaagaGAGCATTCTTATCTTTGTAATGGCTGAATACTTACTAGAACTCTCGCATTGGcgcttgtgcaggtgtacctaatgaggtGACTAGGAGAGTACAACGTGAATACAAATTAGTTACTACCTTTTAACAGGTAAAGAGTACCGTAGTAAGTGTATTGGTAAGTACGTTTTCTTGTTTCTTGAAAGTCCCCATCAGATTCGTATTTCATTAAAAGTATCGATCTGTCTTACCTGACGTTGACGATGTTGAGAGAGCCGAACTATGACTAaaggttgtctttttttttggttgttttccggaaaagcagcaaaagaggggagaaaaaaagtctctcCAAATGAGTTTACTGGCCTCTAGCGTCTGTTGGGAGAATTGCATGCAGGCGCGTCGTGAGAGTCAGCGTCGATACGCCACTCTTGATTAATGATTACTCAGCCTATTGATCGCCTCTGATTTGGGGTGAAGGCTGCTGTTTGAGTAAGAGCTCCTGTGTTTGAGGTCGTTCTTCATTTTCAGCAGCTGGAATCTTTTTCTCGAAAGCTTCTCCCTTTTCTAGACAAACGTCTTCCTTTTCTCCAACATTCTACCGGCTCTTCCTGTGATTTAACGTCCTGAAAAAATAACCCGAGTGAGACATCTTTTGTTTGTAAGCGAGCTTTCCGTTCCGGCAATGAaagtgctgctgtgttgtttacTGACAGCAGGGCTGGTCACAGGTGAGTTTGTTGGGTATTTTATTTAACGTTCTGAGGTATTtggattatatttattttttgtttctacTTTCAAAACTACTTTGAAAGTAGTACTTTTGCATAATAGCCAGTACTTTAGCCATGTAAATAGTACGTTGCTGTATGATGCGGCAGGTCCAAAGGTCATATGTGCATGCTGGTGCCCAAAATGTTGCACATGCTGGGTACCACACTGTACTTAATACACGGCATGCAGTCTACAAGGTTCCCTTGACACTATATTTCCAGGTTACCGCAGTCCCCTGAATGATTTCCAGCGCTCAGAGGGCAGAGAGCTGGTTCCTACCTCCTGGAGCTCATCCCGGGTTCTAATGATATTGGATCTAAACCTGGAGGAGTGTGCCACTCGCTGCTTGCTCTCACTGGACTGCAGGTAGATCACTACACTGCTATGGGCAACAGCAACATTTGACCCGTTTTAGCTATTGGTCACCACTTTACCGAGTTGTCATGGAAACATGGATGCTCAAATgttctttattgtttttgtattattatttttttattctatattttttctttattaaacaaaatcaataaatacaattaataattatttccaggctttcacgggccacataaaaatatatttaaacaagtttaaaaaaaaatacatactgcatataaaacaattcacaattattttaaaaataaaacatataactaaataataataaataatacaaattttaaatcGTAATTGCATTTGACAgcaaaaaaatgagaaagtttctgtcaaaattgacagcaaataaatttagcaagaaagattgtctgtTTGATTTCAATTTGTGTTTATGAATGTAAACATATATTAAATAAGTTGAAAACATTCTTTTTCACAATagtattaaaaacaataaatacaagaataaagcaatCTAAGtcaattaaaacaaatgaaaactttgaggatgtctgtattccatgtatgctagcatgtcttccaaagagCTTCAACActacccatagggggcgccactaaTGTCATGACAAAATCCTGTTtaaacaaaaaagtattttcttCTCCGTCAGAGCGTTCAACTACGAGACGCGGCCCACGCCCACCTGCAGACATCTGCCATGGGTGGGCGACGGCAGCAACGCACAGGTGAAGCGTAACGTGAACTGCGACCTTTACGAGAAGAAGggtaagacacacacacacacacacacacacctacatacgtgatgtacagtatgtaacataACAGGAATGTGTGTCTGATGTGCAGTGTATGTGAGGAAGTGCATTGTGGGTAAAGGCGAGGACTACAGAGGGAAGGTGTTCACCACAAGGAGCGGCCTCACCTGTCAGCAGTGGTGGTCAAAGTTTCCACACGATCACAGGTCAGCATTACCCGTCATGTGACCAGTGACGTCGCGTCCGGTGTTGTGATGACTGTCTCATGTCCAGGTGGACTCCCTCGCCGACTAACGGCCTGGAGCTGAACTACTGCAGGAACCCAGACGGCGACCGTATCGGGCCGTGGTGCTACACCACCGATCCCGAGCGTCGCTACGAGAGCTGCAGCATCCCTCAGTGCAAAGATGGTACCACCCACACGGCGCACTTTCAAACGACATACGATACACACCGAGAAGATACTATAGTAGGGACGCCGCATCCTGCAGGGGGGGCTTCTGTGGGGGCCAAAGCTTGAAAGTCTTACTTGCCTGTCGTTCTGCTTTATATTGAATACAGATTattattgtacatgtatatatttcatgcatttgTGGAGATGGCAaacatgacttcctgttcctgccaactctccctgtcctttttcTGCTGTATCCCTGATTGTGCCCTACAatattctgcctagcaacaagccaTTCTGTTGCTACTACACTGCGGTTCTAAAGCTACAATTTCATCTCTACTTGatgttgatgtatttattttttgtgataaaaaaatacattatgaaaccacattttacaaaataatttggacttttttgcataattatgactttttatcttcgaattatgactttttatttcagaattatgactttttatcgaTGAATTCTGACTTCCTTATCTCATACTTATGACTTTTTACgtctaattttgactttttatctcataatttaaatttgctttttattgcataattataacttatcattgggattttttttcagtgaaaaaatatattccTGTTCaatcaaatatgaaatatgatgtAAAAAGACAGTAAAATGAAATGAGATGATTTGTTAGGCTTTCTACGTGTGGCCTTCTAAGGGCGTTCATGGTGTTGTGTGCAGAGGTGTGCATCACATGTAATGGCGAGGACTACAGAGGACAAGTGGACCACACTGTCAGCGGCAGAGAGTGCCAGCGTTGGGACCAGCAGTACCCTCACCAACACATCTACCAGCCTGAAAAGTACACTCACCACCCCCCCATCTCACACTGATTTAGCCAACATAGAATGACATGTACGTGTTCTTGCGCCAGGTATCCTGATAAGAGTTTAGATGACAACTACTGCCGTAACCCTGACGCCTCTCCTGTGCCGTGGTGCTACACCACCGACCCCGACGTGGAGCGAGAGAGCTGTGAGATCAGCAAGTGTAGTAAGTTCACACAAACATCATTACACAAGTCATACACAACATGCAGCTACACTTTCACAAGATACAATGGCGACATTTTGCCTCTACAAAGGTCACGATCAGTTTTGACACAGGTAAcccatcattttaaaaaaaacgctccCATCAGTCGAGATTAGCTGTACTgagcgggtgagcaaatcaagcgctcctttttttcctgcctgtgacattaaCGGCCTGTTGttacttcccctgagctcacttgtaaacaaacattcactttccctcaaagacattttgcgtgctatttgtaccaaatgctccacaaTGGGGGGGGGGAACCTTATCAGCCAGTgccgcagcgtttgaaaagtgcaaatagttttccagagacctccgtggcgccacaccggctgctcggagcatgtgctcGAATACAGTgtaccttgctgggccacagcaggtgtctCCCCCCACTCTATACGATATAGACATGGTGCATCTCTAGTTAATGTACTTCGTCATGCTACAAGTTTGTAGAGATGATCGTTTCTTCACATTGCAACCCAAACAGACTTCCACCGGTTATTTCCCAAACTTGCAACATGAGTTGTGCAATATGCAGTAGCAACTTTGGATTTTCCCCTGCATTTACCACATATTGCGCCATCTGCTGGTATAGCCGAGTCACACAGCTAgccaggaggacacaaactaCAGCTTTAGTAATCAAATCAAGTAATTAATCCAGCCTGCCGGACGTTTCCAAATGAGTTTTAAAATCCTTTCAAATCCAAGATGTAGCCAGCAGTAGGATTTGCAGTGCTATGTTTACTGTACGTGTTAAACTATTGAAATGATTCCAGTGATTCCTCTGCGCTTTCTAGTGATACGGgcattacggtaatcatagggactgTGCCACTGCAGCTCCAGGAAGACGAGGCTTTGATACGAAGCAGAGTGCGTGGTGGTCTGTGTGACCGAGAGGGTCAAAGAAGCAAGAGTTCTGCAGAAAAGggatattttgtgttttatgggtgttttttgttgtttatgtttgattgcaaaacatgtcAGGGAGGTCGTttgggaagtaaacaaggaggtcCATTCACATACTCAATATtttatagttcatattgttCCTCGCTAGGTTCATTggtggctctaaattgtccataggtatgaatgtgagtgtgaatggtagtttgtctatatgtgccctgtgattggctggcgaccagtccagggtgtcccccgcctgtcacccgaagtcagctggcataggctccagcatacccctgcgaccctaatgaggagaagcgttatggaaaatggatggatgggtttgttcctcccacatcctttattcatgagTGTCTAATTCAGTAAAAACCTGTCAAATTCATGGCTAGAGGTGCTGTACTACATTTTTAGCATGCAGTAATGCAAAGCacgctcctgaaaaaagggggGCCAAACATGTGCAGCAGATTGTAAAAGACTTTTAGTGTTAAAGTAAGACAAGTAATTGCAGGTGGGCTGCTTTTTCAACTTCTGGCCCTCAGCCGAGGTGCGTGTCGAGAAACGTCAGCGCTCCAGCCTTACCACAAACTGTTTCCGCGGCCGAGGGGAGGACTACCGTGGAAAAGTCAACGAGACCACGTCAGGCATCCCGTGCCAGCGGTGGGACGCGCAGTATCCTCACGAGCATCCCTTCTACCCAAACACATACGAATGCAAGTAAGTCGAGTACGCTGGCGGAATACACGATGTTCACTTTGTCATCGTGGTGACCGCAGTCATCATCTTTGGTGAGGCGCTCACAATAAAGGGACAGGGACATTGTTTGAATGATTTTTGCAATCTAGGGGTTTGGAGGAGAACTACTGTCGCAACCCAGATGGCTCGGAGGCTCCCTGGTGCTTCACATCTGTGCCCGAGATGAGGACTGCACTCTGCTTACAGATCAAACGCTGTGCAGACGACATCGAAGCAGAGGGTTCGTCCTCCGATTTCACACAAATATCTACAGAGAATGGAATAGAATACAACAGCGTAACACTTAATTCatcacaaatataagacaaccgcTTCATCGCATAACTATTTAAACAGTAGAGTGATGGGAAACTGCAGGTCAGCTTTATCTTCAAATTAACATCATATCTCCTCCTCTCGTGTTTGCTGACTGGCTAACAGCctgtgagacactttttttccagcaggtcagtggtgagtgtgtgagtgacacAGGGGAAACGTTGTGTGGCGCCACcttttggtttgcatgtataaatctctagaccaATATAACTTAACTCGTctatttcagacttttttcaagaaaaacaatatTGTCTTATGTGCGGGTccatacagtacagtcgtcctttgcAATATTTTGATGATCGCGCGCTTGCCTTATCGCGGTTTGatcgctgtttggtggtagactacaGTATGTATGGTCAGTTATTAGTCAAACCACTGAAATCCAAACGATACCATACATAGTGGCCAGTAATGACACACAACACTGAGTCTAGTGATGCCATGCCACTGATTTTATTTACagatccgatactgagtaataTTCAGGCTGATATCGGcaatatattatatcatataaaCTTTATATGAACTAATGATAGAGGACACAGaatacatacatttattatAACAAACTAAGCCTCATTTAATACTAACCTGCATGATCATTTTTGTTGATGTGTGATTTCCTCCTGTTAGATTGCTAccatgaaaatggaaaaaactacCGGGGCATGGTGCGCAAGACCCGCAAAGGCATCACCTGCCAAAAATGGAACGTGAACAACCCTCACCACACCAAGTATGACAGATGGAAAACAAAGCCTCCACAAATAGTTGTTCATtgcatgtgtacagtatgtcctaCTTGTCACCTTCCTGTCATGTTCAGAATAAACCCCAGGACACACCCCGAGGCCAACCTGACAGAGAACTACTGTCGGAACCCGGACGGGGATCAACACGGGCCCTGGTGCTACACCACCGACCCCAAAACTGAGTTTGACTACTGCGCCATCAAGCAGTGCGGTACTGACTGATGTCACTCTGTTTATTCATTTGAAACTTGGAACAGAAAAGGATTCTGCAAATCATTTTTCCCTTTTAAACAGCTGGAGAGAAAGTATCCCTGACTGAACCAGTGGGTATGTTATGCAATCCGCGTGTCCTTATTTTAAAtcataggagaaaaaaagacatttttcctTCGTCCACATAGAAAAGGTTGAGTTCAGCGAGTGTGGGAAAAGAGACGACCGCTTCCAGAGGACCAGGTTACGCATCGTCAACGGAATACCGGGGAACTCACCATGGACGGTTAGCCTGAGAGACAGGTATACGGTTGAAGTGACCGAgagaacaaaacaaatacacgCCATGCTGCAGTTGACCTCTCACCCCTTGCCCTGACAGGAAAGGAAACCATTTTTGTGGAGGGGCCCTGGTGAACGCCAGATGGGTGATCAGCACCAAGCAGTGTTTCTCCTCCTGGTAAACATCTCCAAATGACTACACCCGCTACCCTACgtacaacatttacattttatactcacaggccataacattaggtacacctgcagcgCCAGTGCAAGAGCTGTATCCAAAAATTGTGCATTTTGAAAGATAATAATGTTAATTTTTGActtacattgttacatttttaaaaaacaaactaaacaaacaaagtccaggcttgtactggtggatggtggctttGTATTCATTCTGTGCTTTTAAGTTGGTGTTGCTACTGTCTGGTTTTAGACAATACAcacattagatcgctataatgttgTGTCTGGTCCATTGAGTAACTTGTTACCAACGTGTTGTGTTCTCAGCTACGTGGACCTGCCGGGCTACTCGGCCATGATGGGAACTCTCTTTCGTGATCCCCAGGAAGGCGAGCCCGGCGTGCAGACCATCCCGCTCACCAAGATCGTGTGCGGGCCGTCCGAGTCTCAGCTGGTCATGCTACAGCTGGAACAGTGTGTGCACGTTTGCCCTGCttgtgcacgcacacactcagtCTCAGTCTTACACTGGcttctctttctctctgcaGCCCCGCCCAGTTTAATGACCGCATCTCTCAGATTTGCCTCCCCCCTGAGCGCTACATTGTGGCTGAGAGGACCATTTGTGAGATAGCGGGATGGGGCGAGACCAGAGGCAAGTAAAAtaatctctcgtttatggcagttaattggttccagacccgataaatgaatttccgcaaagtaggattt from Dunckerocampus dactyliophorus isolate RoL2022-P2 chromosome 8, RoL_Ddac_1.1, whole genome shotgun sequence encodes:
- the mst1 gene encoding hepatocyte growth factor-like protein codes for the protein MKVLLCCLLTAGLVTGYRSPLNDFQRSEGRELVPTSWSSSRVLMILDLNLEECATRCLLSLDCRAFNYETRPTPTCRHLPWVGDGSNAQVKRNVNCDLYEKKVYVRKCIVGKGEDYRGKVFTTRSGLTCQQWWSKFPHDHRWTPSPTNGLELNYCRNPDGDRIGPWCYTTDPERRYESCSIPQCKDEVCITCNGEDYRGQVDHTVSGRECQRWDQQYPHQHIYQPEKYPDKSLDDNYCRNPDASPVPWCYTTDPDVERESCEISKCTEVRVEKRQRSSLTTNCFRGRGEDYRGKVNETTSGIPCQRWDAQYPHEHPFYPNTYECKGLEENYCRNPDGSEAPWCFTSVPEMRTALCLQIKRCADDIEAEDCYHENGKNYRGMVRKTRKGITCQKWNVNNPHHTKINPRTHPEANLTENYCRNPDGDQHGPWCYTTDPKTEFDYCAIKQCAGEKVSLTEPVEKVEFSECGKRDDRFQRTRLRIVNGIPGNSPWTVSLRDRKGNHFCGGALVNARWVISTKQCFSSCYVDLPGYSAMMGTLFRDPQEGEPGVQTIPLTKIVCGPSESQLVMLQLEHPAQFNDRISQICLPPERYIVAERTICEIAGWGETRGTGDESVLNVAHIPVLSNKDCNKYFRGRVRENEMCTSSFQGGVGACERDYGGPLACQNRDCWVLEGVIIPMRRCGHPGQPNIFIRVSVYVDWIKKVMGFA
- the abhd14b gene encoding protein ABHD14B; protein product: MCEVEVSDGSVQVEGCTSPLFYRQSRPSSGETKMSVLLLHGIRFSSQNWLDNGTLHTLAKAGCRAVAIDLPGLGRSQLATAPAEVGELAPASFLVDVCEQLQLSPVVVISPSLSGMYSLPFLIQHQNLLRAYIPVAPICTDKFTPQQYQSVKVASLIVYGDQDAQLGEVSLSNLSHLANHSVAVMKGAGHPCYLDDPDTWHGLLIDFLRKL